The following is a genomic window from Candidatus Woesearchaeota archaeon.
CTAGTCTTCTTTTCAGAATCTGTTGAGGAGTTTCTGTTGTGGTGGGTTTTTGTTCGATTCTCTGATTTTTAAGAAGCCAGAATACCACTAAAAAGAACAATATGAATATTACTACTTGTATGATCCATCCATAACCCATGAATCCAATTCCCGAATGCATTCCGCCATATGTTCCTGGCAAAGCCATAATTATCACCTTTTATAGTTTTAGAATAGTTTATTCTTTTTTATTATTTGTTAATTTTTATCTTTTTTAAAATAAAATAAAAATGAAAAATTAAGTTGTTTATTGAAGCATTGGACATCCGCCAAAGCCAGCACCTTGACCTTTGAATCCTTGTCCTGAATGCATGCCTCTACCTTGTCCATTTCCTAAACCTTGACCTTTTCCTTGTCCAGCCCACGGGC
Proteins encoded in this region:
- a CDS encoding SHOCT domain-containing protein; protein product: MALPGTYGGMHSGIGFMGYGWIIQVVIFILFFLVVFWLLKNQRIEQKPTTTETPQQILKRRLALGEINKKEYEDLMKEVSEPKPRKK